One Malania oleifera isolate guangnan ecotype guangnan chromosome 9, ASM2987363v1, whole genome shotgun sequence DNA segment encodes these proteins:
- the LOC131163354 gene encoding uncharacterized protein LOC131163354, whose amino-acid sequence MIWSRFIDIFFERYFLASVRSAKALEFLYLTHGFMMVQQYTVRFVELSRFAPYMVLDKERKARKFEEGLRQNLHEHVVGFRAQTFSEIVDRAAVIESNIQRGAAAQSQRKRPSSSDYQAGPNRGPWRRCDTRGRRRQGGGKRAV is encoded by the coding sequence ATGATATGGAGTCGCTTCATAGAtattttcttcgagcggtactttctCGCTTCGGTCAGGAGCGCGAAGGCATTAGAGTTTCTGTATCTTACACATGGGTTTATGATGGTGCAGCAGTATACAGTAAGGTTTGTTGAGCTGTCTCGGTTCGCTCCGTATATGGTTTTAGataaggagaggaaggcgaggaagtttgaagagggctTGAGGCAGAACCTGCATGAGCATGTGGTAGGTTTTCGAGCTCAAACCTTCTCGGAGATAGTGGACAgagctgcggtgattgagagcaacATACAAAGAGGCGCAGCagcccagagccagaggaagaggccctcGTCTTCTGATTATCAGGCAGGGCCCAATCGAGGACCGTGGAGGAGATGTGATACCAGGGGAAGACGACGACAGGGGGGAGGAAAGCGAGCAGTATAG